In the Rhinoderma darwinii isolate aRhiDar2 chromosome 13, aRhiDar2.hap1, whole genome shotgun sequence genome, one interval contains:
- the LOC142666284 gene encoding keratin, type I cytoskeletal 19-like encodes MRHTINHGYSTFGGHKGGCHTGGHSAKMFSHVSTTPQGGFHHGGSHLSHHGGSHLSHHGGTHSSHLGSSHFSQHGGSHLLHHGSSHLSHHAGVSHHGSPHLSHHAGGSHHGSPHLSHHSGGSPHASHHLSHHSGGSHHGSSHLSHHMGGSNLAHHGGFHKSSHTSTHISHLGGSHKMHHGSSHMSNNGGSHVSHHGGSHNIHRGGSNTSHHGSHLKSVSHHSGSSCKAGSFSKHPSNSHYGGHGHYKQISSSGGHGGWKSDGLLSINEKQTMQILNERLSSYLDKVSALEQENAQLERKICEWYANNAPSSLPDSSQYFKMISGLQNQIAGATLENARIILQIDNARLAADDFRDKYEMELSMRNNAEADVNALRRVLEGLNQEICALQMQVQNLQEELQEMKRNHEEEVNCLRAQLGARINVEMNAAPSIDLNKALSEIRDEYENLMDRNLRDAENMFRQRSDELNRQVASGSEQLQSVQTEVIELNRSIQTLEIELQSQLSMTSALECTLAETQATYGSQIGQLQAMINSVESQLGQIRSDLERQNHEYKILMDQKTHLEMEIATYKRLLDGHDIKYDLTTKLSITPPSMAMTPNANFIRITLEKCFKQVIFDLMVCGENIWRYAIDS; translated from the exons ATGAGGCACACCATCAACCACGGTTATTCTACATTTGGAGGCCATAAAGGAGGTTGCCACACAGGAGGCCATTCCGCCAAAATGTTCAGTCATGTTTCTACAACTCCTCAAGGCGGATTCCATCATGGAGGATCACATCTATCCCATCATGGAGGATCACATCTATCTCATCATGGTGGGACCCATTCATCCCATCTAGGAAGTTCCCATTTCTCCCAGCATGGAGGATCCCATTTGCTCCATCATGGAAGCTCTCATCTGTCCCACCACGCAGGAGTATCCCATCATGGAAGCCCTCATTTATCCCACCACGCAGGAGGATCCCATCATGGAAGCCCTCATTTATCCCACCACTCAGGAGGATCCCCTCATGCAAGCCATCATTTATCCCACCACTCAGGGGGATCCCATCATGGCAGCTCTCATTTGTCCCACCACATGGGAGGATCCAATTTAGCTCATCATGGAGGATTCCAtaaatcttctcacacatcaactCATATTTCCCATCTAGGAGGCTCCCATAAAATGCATCATGGAAGCTCTCATATGTCAAATAATGGAGGCTCCCATGTGTCACATCATGGAGGCTCACATAATATTCATCGTGGTGGTTCAAATACATCCCATCATGGAAGCCATCTCAAATCTGTAAGTCACCATAGTGGATCAAGCTGTAAAGCAGGTTCATTTTCCAAGCACCCATCTAACAGCCATTATGGAGGCCATGGCCATTATAAACAGATAAGCAGCTCTGGAGGCCATGGTGGTTGGAAGAGTGATGGTCTACTCAGTATTAATGAAAAACAAACCATGCAGATATTGAACGAACGCTTATCATCCTACTTGGACAAAGTGAGTGCTCTTGAACAAGAGAATGCCCAACTGGAGCGCAAGATCTGTGAGTGGTATGCCAATAATGCCCCAAGCTCACTGCCTGACTCTAGCCAGTACTTCAAGATGATCTCAGGACTCCAGAACCAG ATTGCAGGAGCTACCTTAGAAAATGCAAGGATCATTCTCCAGATTGACAATGCTCGATTGGCTGCTGATGACTTCCGTGACAA GTATGAGATGGAGCTCAGCATGCGTAATAACGCTGAAGCGGATGTGAATGCCCTGCGTAGGGTCCTAGAAGGACTTAACCAAGAAATTTGTGCTCTTCAGATGCAAGTTCAAAACCTCCAAGAAGAATTACAGGAGATGAAAAGAAATCATGAAGAG GAAGTAAACTGTCTTCGTGCTCAACTTGGAGCCAGAATTAATGTCGAAATGAATGCTGCTCCATCTATCGACCTGAACAAGGCCCTCTCTGAAATCCGAGATGAATATGAGAATCTGATGGATAGAAACCTGAGAGATGCAGAGAACATGTTCAGGCAAAGG AGCGATGAGCTGAACCGTCAGGTAGCTTCAGGATCCGAACAACTTCAATCTGTTCAAACCGAGGTTATTGAGCTGAACCGCAGCATCCAAACCCTGGAGATTGAACTTCAGAGTCAACTGAGCATG ACATCAGCCCTGGAATGCACTCTAGCAGAGACTCAAGCTACTTATGGCTCCCAAATTGGCCAGTTACAAGCAATGATCAACAGCGTGGAGTCTCAGTTGGGACAAATCAGGTCTGATCTAGAACGTCAGAACCACGAGTACAAGATTCTAATGGACCAGAAGACCCACCTGGAGATGGAGATCGCAACTTACAAACGCCTTCTCGATGGACATGATATCAAGtat gatCTCACCACAAAATTGTCCATCACGCCCCCGAGCATGGCCATGACCCCAAATGCTAATTTTATCAGAATCACACTGGAGAAAT GTTTTAAGCAAGTGATTTTTGATTTAATGGTTTGTGGGGAAAACATTTGGCGATATGCTATTGATTCCTAA